Genomic window (Gelria sp. Kuro-4):
TACTCTTAGACTTAAAAGAGAAAATGCTCCAAGAGGCAGTTCAAAAGATTAGACTGCATTGCCCTCAAGCTGAAGGGTATGTGGTTGATCTCACCACATTCGACGCTGTGAGCGCCACATATGAAGAGATTTTAAAGCACTTTAGCCCTCCTGAAATATTAGTCAATTGTGCCGGCGGTGGACCCGGATTTCAAAAAAACATTACAGAACTAAGCGAGCCAGAATGGAAACGGCTAATTGACATTAACCTTAACAGCATGTTCAATACATGCAAAATAATGACCAAAGGTATGCTGAAATCGTGCTGGGGAAGGATCATTAACTTCTCATCTGTAGCGGCCTTGCGGGGCGGCGGACTACTGGGTAAGGCGGCCTATGCATCATCAAAAGCAGGTGTAATTGGGTTAACAAAGGCCTTGGCACGAGAGTTTGGAGAGTACAACATTACGGTGAACGCAATTGCTCCTTCACTCCATATCACGCCCCTAACCTCAATCTTAACTCCGGAACAAAGGGAAGCCATTGTCAGTGCTTTTCCACTCAAGCGTGCCGGAGATCCCGCGGGTCTAGGAGCCTTGGTGTGTTTCCTTGCCTCTGATTACGCCGCCTTCATCACGGGAGCAACCATAACTGTCGATGGGGGGTATGCCATGCACTGAAGTGGGCCTTGTTTGTTTGCTTATTTATTTCAACTTTATTTTAATAAGAGGAGGGCATAGGACAGATGAGAAAGGCATTCACACTTTTCGTGTCATTAGTCCTCACTGGATCCTTGGTTCTCTTGGGTTGCCAAAGTACCACCCCTCAGGCACAACAAGCTTCTTCGACAACTGTCCTTCGACTAGCCAATGTGTCACCGGTCGGGGACGTTCGGGACCTTGAGTGTAAGAAATTTGCTGACCTTGTTTCGCAAAAGACTGGTGGTAAGGTTAAGGTTGAAGTCTTCTCTGGGGGCACTCTGGGCGACTGGCGTGAGACTATCGAGGGGCTAAAGGCTAAAAGTGTTCAAGTTGTGCTTGAAAGTGTGGGCACCCTGGACGCCTACGATAAGTACGCTGATATAGAAGCTGTCCCGTTTTTGATCAAGGATTCTGATCATTATTCAAAAGTTTGGAACGGAGATATCGGAAAAGAAATTCTAGAGACAGTAGGGTCAAATGCGGGTTTCCAGCTTATGGGACCTGCCTACCGAGGTGCGCGATATGTCACAAGCAAGAAGAAAGTGGCATCAGTCAATGACCTCAAAGGTCTCAAAATTCGCGTGCCAAATATCGCCGTATATGTGAAGACATGGGAACAGCTAGGTGCCAGCCCGACACCCATGGCTTTCACCGAAATATACACCGCGTTGCAGCAAGGAACCGTTGATGCACAAGAAAACCCGCTGTCTGAGAACTGGAACAGTGCCTTTTACGAAGTATGTCCCTATCTCATCGGTACCAAGCATATCTATGGTACAGACGTTTTCATAATGGATAGGGAGTATTTTAAGTCCTTGGATCCGGAAGTACAAGCTGCAATACAAGAAGCAGCAAACGAAGCAGCAAGTTGGCGCACTCAAGAAGTGCTGAAGACAGAGAAAGATTACCTTGACAAGTTCAAGTCAAAAGGTATTACCTATGTCGAAGTGAACAGGGACGAATTCGTTCAGAAGCTAGGCGACTTTGTAGGACAACACTTCCCCCACCTAAAGCCATGGGCTGACAAGATCACGCAGTTGTAGTCTCCTTTGGGGAAGGGGGAGCCTTCTCCCTCTTCCCATTCTTCGAGGAGGACTATCGAGGAGGAAAGAAGTCTTGACCAAACTACTTAACAAGGCTGAAATCGTATTGCGTGCCGTTCTAGGCATTGCTTTGTGCATAATGACTGCGTCAGTAACATGGCAGGTGGTGCTTCGTTATGTATTCGGCAGGGCGAATGTATGGTCAGAAGAACTGGCCCGATTCTCGTTCGTTTGGTTGGTAATGCTTGGTTCCTCCTTGGCAATACGTTCTAATAGGCACATGAGTATTGACTTCATAAAAGAAAAAATGTCGCCGCAACTCCAGTTGCTTCTTTCTGCTTCGTCAACAATCCTATGTATGGTTTTTGTTGCCGTCATTGGCTGGCAAGGCTTACAGCTGCTTACAATTACAAGCCGTCAACTGTCCGGAGGGATGCGGATACCCATGGCGTATCCCTATCTGGCGATACCGGTTGGCTCTCTCCTTATGTTAGTTTTCTTCACGGAGTATCTTTTAAATCTGTCGTGGTCTAAGCAAAAGGAGCGTTAATACGATGGCGATAACCGCTTTCTTCTTGTTGGTGGCCATGCCCATCCTGGTGATACTAGGCATGCCCATAGCGTTCGCTCTCGGGGTCACTGCCCTTGCCACTCTACTAATGTTGGGTAACATGCCGTTAAATATCATCCCCCAGAAAATATTTGCCGGAATCGACTCCTTTCCTATCCTCGCTATCCCCTTCTTCATACTGGCCGGAAGCATTATGACTATCGGTGGAATTAACAAGAAGATACTTTCCATCAGCAATGCTATTGTTGGTTGGGTTGACGGCAGCCTGGCCATCGTAACAGTCGCTGCCTCCATGGTTTTTGCGGCCATATCCGGATCGGCCGTAGCAACGGTAGCGGCTATTGGAGGAATTACCATTCCTGCAATGCAAAAAGAAGGTTACGGTAGCAGTTTTGCCGCCGCTGTTGCTGCCTCGGGTGCAGTGTGCGGCCCCATTATTCCTCCAAGCATTCCTTTAATCGTTTACGGAGCCGCACTTGGGATGTCAATAAACGACCTGTTCATTGGGTCGCTGGTACCTGGCCTAATGATCGGCACCGGTCTCGGAATTGCCGCCTATGTGATTTCCCGCAAGAGGCGTTTCCCCAAGCATGAAAGAATGAGTCTGTCTGCGTCGTTGCAAGCCATCCGGGAAGGGCTCTGGGCATTGTTAATGCCAGTAATAATCCTGGGAGGCATCTTTTTCGGAATATATACTCCTACGGAAGCCTCAGTAATTGCTGTAGCCTATGGTATTTTTGTTGGCCTATTCATATACAAGGAGATTACTTGGAAGAAACTTTGGGATGTCGTCGTAGAAGCGGCAATCTCGAGCGCGGTGATCATGATGATACTTGCTGCATCAAAAATAACCAGCATCTTAGTTGTCGCTAACCATCTTTCGGAAGCCGTTACGAATTCTATACTCGCTATTACCGGTTCCAGGTTCGGAGTTCTCTTGTTAGTTAACGTATTTCTCTTGATTGTTGGCTGTTTAATGGAGGCCAACGCTGCCGTTGTAATCCTCACACCGATCCTTGT
Coding sequences:
- a CDS encoding TRAP transporter small permease yields the protein MTKLLNKAEIVLRAVLGIALCIMTASVTWQVVLRYVFGRANVWSEELARFSFVWLVMLGSSLAIRSNRHMSIDFIKEKMSPQLQLLLSASSTILCMVFVAVIGWQGLQLLTITSRQLSGGMRIPMAYPYLAIPVGSLLMLVFFTEYLLNLSWSKQKER
- a CDS encoding TRAP transporter large permease — encoded protein: MAITAFFLLVAMPILVILGMPIAFALGVTALATLLMLGNMPLNIIPQKIFAGIDSFPILAIPFFILAGSIMTIGGINKKILSISNAIVGWVDGSLAIVTVAASMVFAAISGSAVATVAAIGGITIPAMQKEGYGSSFAAAVAASGAVCGPIIPPSIPLIVYGAALGMSINDLFIGSLVPGLMIGTGLGIAAYVISRKRRFPKHERMSLSASLQAIREGLWALLMPVIILGGIFFGIYTPTEASVIAVAYGIFVGLFIYKEITWKKLWDVVVEAAISSAVIMMILAASKITSILVVANHLSEAVTNSILAITGSRFGVLLLVNVFLLIVGCLMEANAAVVILTPILVPLVAKVGMGPLEFGVIMVFNLCLGLLTPPVGATLLLGNDIARANMGQTTKETVPFFAVGLVVLAVITAFPQIITFLPHYLK
- a CDS encoding SDR family NAD(P)-dependent oxidoreductase; translated protein: MDLGIAGKVAVVTGSAGGLGFAVAQKLAEEGTIPVLLDLKEKMLQEAVQKIRLHCPQAEGYVVDLTTFDAVSATYEEILKHFSPPEILVNCAGGGPGFQKNITELSEPEWKRLIDINLNSMFNTCKIMTKGMLKSCWGRIINFSSVAALRGGGLLGKAAYASSKAGVIGLTKALAREFGEYNITVNAIAPSLHITPLTSILTPEQREAIVSAFPLKRAGDPAGLGALVCFLASDYAAFITGATITVDGGYAMH
- a CDS encoding TRAP transporter substrate-binding protein — its product is MRKAFTLFVSLVLTGSLVLLGCQSTTPQAQQASSTTVLRLANVSPVGDVRDLECKKFADLVSQKTGGKVKVEVFSGGTLGDWRETIEGLKAKSVQVVLESVGTLDAYDKYADIEAVPFLIKDSDHYSKVWNGDIGKEILETVGSNAGFQLMGPAYRGARYVTSKKKVASVNDLKGLKIRVPNIAVYVKTWEQLGASPTPMAFTEIYTALQQGTVDAQENPLSENWNSAFYEVCPYLIGTKHIYGTDVFIMDREYFKSLDPEVQAAIQEAANEAASWRTQEVLKTEKDYLDKFKSKGITYVEVNRDEFVQKLGDFVGQHFPHLKPWADKITQL